One segment of Panicum virgatum strain AP13 chromosome 3K, P.virgatum_v5, whole genome shotgun sequence DNA contains the following:
- the LOC120701089 gene encoding uncharacterized protein LOC120701089, with product MIPEFSGGSSQLIIVPAAGEVILYRLYILTPPGHKIDNLEIPRTCIFPSPLHACFSEGRIAMAGSYLRHFADPHMLQRLQYSCTASHTCDICLSKLAGRVGYRCNTCNLDIHEYCADSYKPTITFFAHPWHTLQLSRIPRSGVGWVCDLCEEKCPPGSLVYRCIDCLFDAHPRCTRRFPQTIRSSLHPEHDLRMVPSSGHVCGACRTGLPVWQYVCGGCKVRFHIACVKSG from the coding sequence ATGATTCCCGAGTTTAGTGGTGGGTCCAgtcaacttattattgttccagCGGCAGGAGAAGTTATTCTGTATCGGTTGTATATATTAACACCTCCTGGGCATAAGATCGACAACTTGGAAATCCCACGCACATGCATATTTCCAAGTCCTCTGCATGCGTGTTTCTCCGAAGGCCGCATAGCCATGGCGGGTAGTTACCTAAGGCACTTCGCCGACCCACACATGCTTCAGAGGTTGCAGTACAGCTGCACGGCCTCTCACACCTGCGACATCTGTCTATCCAAGCTCGCCGGCCGCGTCGGCTACCGCTGCAACACCTGCAACTTGGACATCCACGAGTACTGCGCGGATTCCTACAAGCCGACCATTACCTTCTTCGCCCACCCCTGGCACACCCTCCAGCTGAGCCGCATCCCCAGGTCCGGCGTTGGATGGGTGTGCGACCTCTGCGAGGAGAAATGCCCGCCAGGGAGTTTGGTGTACCGCTGCATCGACTGCTTGTTCGACGCACACCCTCGTTGCACGCGGCGGTTCCCGCAGACGATTCGCAGCTCACTCCACCCGGAGCATGACCTCCGCATGGTCCCTTCGTCGGGACACGTGTGCGGGGCCTGCCGCACAGGTTTACCCGTGTGGCAATACGTCTGTGGGGGTTGTAAGGTCAGATTTCACATCGCGTGCGTCAAGAGCGGATAG